The bacterium genome includes a region encoding these proteins:
- a CDS encoding glycoside hydrolase family 57 protein translates to MKTLYLSFLWHLHQPFYKDSLTNSYTLPWVRLHSTKGYYDMASILEKFPNIKATFNLTPSLLSQIRDIAKNDVADYHYEISKKPANSLTDDDKIYLLSNFFLCNWETMVFPYPRFKQLLQKRGKNVSINEIKKRINEFSERDIRDLQVFYNLSWFGFKAREDEFINNLFIKGEDFTENEKQTLLKKQREIAASIILKYKNLQDKGQIEISTSPFYHPILPLLMDGKRGGFDLKEDAKAQLENAISLYSEMFGKPPRGMWPPEGGVSDEIFPLLSQSEISWCATDEEILFNTIPNLGRHSIYKMYELEGVKVFFRDKNLSNLISFVYSQNKPENAISDFISHLKRIRDYVSAIPGEHIVSIILDGENPWEYYKDGGEAFLSGIYEELSSLSDLKTITFSEFANIAKESTKLTNIYPGSWIDHSFRIWRGKIEKDKAWDYLKNTRDELIRNMPNNKSAWEEIYIAEGSDWFWWYGDDFECSQDDIFDLIFRTHLKNVYKIMGKTPPFYLDEAITKPKFIKPLTFPIHSISPIIDGRITSYYEWLCAGSYEISFSGGTMHYSENRIKKIMYGYDLKTLYIAIDVLNHFLENEFLVINIETKARYKVIVSKNGKGELFEIASEGSLIKKEDLENIAFSKILELAIPFEIISVGQKEEVRFTVSLERSGMVIENWPKSGYISMFVPTPEYEAMKWSC, encoded by the coding sequence ATGAAAACATTGTATCTCTCATTTCTATGGCACCTCCATCAGCCATTCTATAAGGATAGCCTTACAAATTCATATACCCTTCCCTGGGTAAGGCTTCATTCAACAAAGGGCTATTATGATATGGCATCTATCCTTGAGAAATTTCCAAATATTAAGGCAACCTTTAACCTTACACCATCCCTTTTGTCCCAAATTAGGGATATTGCAAAGAATGATGTAGCTGATTACCATTATGAAATAAGCAAAAAACCTGCTAATTCTTTAACCGACGATGATAAAATATACCTCCTTTCAAACTTTTTCTTATGCAATTGGGAGACAATGGTTTTTCCATATCCAAGGTTCAAGCAATTATTGCAGAAGAGGGGAAAAAATGTATCAATAAATGAGATTAAAAAGAGAATAAATGAATTTTCCGAGAGGGATATAAGAGACCTCCAGGTTTTTTATAACCTAAGCTGGTTTGGATTTAAGGCAAGGGAGGATGAATTTATAAATAACCTTTTTATAAAAGGCGAAGATTTTACAGAGAATGAAAAGCAAACACTCCTTAAAAAACAAAGGGAAATAGCTGCATCAATAATTCTAAAATACAAAAATCTTCAGGATAAAGGTCAAATTGAAATTTCAACCAGCCCATTCTATCACCCAATCCTACCTTTACTTATGGATGGAAAGAGGGGAGGGTTTGATTTGAAAGAGGATGCAAAAGCTCAGCTCGAAAATGCTATAAGCCTTTATTCTGAAATGTTTGGAAAGCCTCCCAGGGGTATGTGGCCACCCGAGGGTGGTGTTTCGGATGAGATATTCCCCCTTCTTTCGCAATCTGAAATTTCCTGGTGTGCAACCGATGAGGAGATTCTTTTTAATACAATTCCAAACCTAGGTAGGCATTCAATATACAAGATGTATGAGCTAGAGGGGGTAAAGGTATTCTTCAGGGACAAAAACCTTTCAAATTTAATATCCTTTGTCTATTCACAGAATAAGCCAGAGAATGCTATTTCTGATTTTATCAGTCATCTCAAGAGAATAAGGGATTATGTCTCTGCTATCCCTGGTGAGCATATAGTAAGCATAATCCTTGATGGTGAAAACCCTTGGGAATACTATAAGGATGGTGGAGAGGCATTCCTTTCTGGAATATATGAGGAATTGTCAAGCCTTTCTGATCTAAAGACAATAACATTCTCTGAATTCGCAAATATAGCAAAAGAATCTACAAAACTTACCAATATATACCCAGGCAGCTGGATTGACCATTCCTTTAGAATTTGGAGGGGAAAGATAGAAAAGGATAAGGCTTGGGATTATCTTAAAAATACAAGGGATGAGCTTATAAGAAATATGCCAAATAACAAAAGTGCATGGGAGGAGATATATATTGCAGAAGGCTCTGATTGGTTCTGGTGGTATGGCGATGATTTTGAGTGTTCACAGGATGATATCTTTGACCTTATCTTTAGAACACACCTTAAGAATGTCTATAAAATCATGGGAAAAACACCTCCCTTCTATCTTGATGAGGCAATAACAAAGCCAAAATTTATAAAGCCCCTAACCTTTCCTATTCATTCTATCTCTCCTATAATAGATGGAAGGATAACCAGCTATTATGAGTGGCTATGTGCAGGCAGCTATGAGATAAGCTTTTCTGGCGGAACAATGCATTATTCAGAGAATAGGATAAAGAAGATAATGTATGGCTATGACCTTAAAACCCTTTATATTGCTATTGATGTGCTCAATCATTTTTTAGAGAATGAGTTTTTGGTAATAAATATAGAGACAAAGGCAAGGTATAAGGTAATAGTTTCAAAAAATGGAAAGGGAGAGCTATTTGAGATTGCATCTGAGGGAAGCTTGATAAAAAAGGAAGATTTAGAGAATATAGCATTTTCTAAAATATTAGAGCTAGCTATTCCTTTTGAGATTATCTCTGTAGGTCAAAAGGAGGAGGTAAGGTTCACAGTATCATTGGAAAGAAGCGGGATGGTTATTGAAAATTGGCCAAAATCCGGTTATATATCAATGTTTGTTCCCACCCCTGAATATGAAGCAATGAAATGGTCATGTTAA
- a CDS encoding elongation factor P, with amino-acid sequence MIKAEEAREGRVVMVDGKLYRVLNLEFGGAAKAGRIVHLKIQNIENQSITQATFHGNDLIEDVTLDKYPMEYIYNDGLNYYFMNKETYEQFALPSSVVGGISQYLKENTEIMVEFYDGKPVNIDFPKTITLKVESTASAIHEGSSGAPFKSATLENNMEILVPQFIKEGDVIIVDTASGKYVDRVKKS; translated from the coding sequence ATGATTAAGGCAGAAGAGGCAAGGGAGGGAAGGGTTGTAATGGTAGATGGAAAGCTCTATAGGGTCTTGAATCTTGAATTTGGAGGTGCGGCAAAGGCAGGAAGGATTGTCCATCTAAAGATTCAAAATATTGAGAATCAATCCATAACCCAGGCAACCTTCCATGGAAATGACCTGATCGAGGATGTAACATTAGATAAGTATCCTATGGAATACATCTATAACGATGGCTTAAATTATTATTTTATGAACAAAGAGACATATGAGCAATTTGCTCTCCCATCTTCTGTGGTGGGAGGCATTAGCCAATATCTTAAGGAGAATACAGAGATTATGGTTGAATTCTATGATGGAAAGCCTGTAAACATTGATTTTCCAAAGACAATTACACTTAAGGTAGAAAGCACAGCCTCTGCTATCCATGAGGGCTCATCTGGTGCTCCATTTAAGAGTGCAACCCTGGAGAACAATATGGAAATTCTTGTCCCCCAATTCATAAAGGAGGGAGATGTTATAATCGTTGATACAGCATCGGGGAAATATGTGGATAGGGTAAAAAAATCATAA
- a CDS encoding LemA family protein, whose amino-acid sequence MEDTIIVGLIAIGLIIYLVGIYNQLIQVRVNIDKSWANIEVLQKQRYDEIPKLVKVCEGYMKYERETLEKITLARTKFLEAKTPSEIAKADTELAGALKSLFGVAENYPELKANENFMQLQNRVSYLESQIADRREFYNDSVTIFNTRIQQIPDVFIANILKYTPKEMYKVLEGEKVSPEIKFQFP is encoded by the coding sequence ATGGAAGATACTATAATTGTGGGGTTGATTGCGATTGGGTTGATCATTTATCTAGTTGGTATCTACAACCAACTTATTCAAGTAAGGGTAAACATAGACAAATCCTGGGCTAATATTGAAGTACTTCAAAAACAGCGCTATGATGAAATACCAAAACTTGTAAAAGTATGCGAAGGTTATATGAAATACGAACGAGAAACATTAGAAAAGATAACATTAGCAAGAACAAAATTCTTAGAAGCAAAAACACCCTCTGAGATTGCAAAGGCAGATACAGAACTTGCCGGTGCATTAAAATCTTTATTTGGCGTGGCAGAGAATTATCCCGAACTTAAAGCAAACGAGAACTTCATGCAACTGCAAAATAGAGTCTCTTATTTAGAAAGTCAAATTGCAGACCGACGAGAGTTCTATAACGATTCGGTTACTATATTCAACACCCGCATCCAACAGATACCGGATGTTTTTATAGCAAACATCTTGAAATATACGCCAAAAGAAATGTATAAAGTCTTGGAAGGAGAAAAAGTATCACCAGAAATAAAATTCCAATTTCCTTAA
- the galT gene encoding galactose-1-phosphate uridylyltransferase, giving the protein MSELRKDPILGRWVIIASERGKRPGAFEKPPEKTDVGSCPFCPGNEWMTPKEIYSIRKPGSKPDERGWDIRVVPNKFPALGIDEKLAKKGRGVYDIMIGYGAHEVIIETPDHHKHIKDQSLDEIKNVIFTLQHRIEDLHKDLNMRYVLVFKNKGIEAGASLFHPHTQLIATPVTPRTVKGELQGAEAYFKAKERCLFCDIMEEELFLEKRIVSENDGFVAFCPYASRFPFEICILPKHHDIDFHSEAVKKNNNLLAEIFSIVFKKLATCLNDPQYNYIIHTAPNRFARRGYWQTLNEDFHWHIEIMPKLTRVAGFEWGSGFYINPTPPEEAAKALREADLP; this is encoded by the coding sequence ATGAGTGAATTAAGGAAGGATCCGATATTGGGAAGGTGGGTTATTATTGCCTCGGAAAGGGGGAAAAGACCTGGCGCATTTGAAAAGCCTCCAGAAAAAACAGATGTTGGTAGTTGCCCATTTTGCCCTGGAAATGAATGGATGACACCAAAGGAGATTTATAGCATAAGAAAACCCGGCTCAAAACCAGATGAAAGAGGATGGGATATAAGGGTTGTTCCCAATAAATTCCCAGCTTTGGGCATCGATGAAAAATTGGCAAAAAAGGGAAGGGGTGTATATGATATAATGATAGGGTATGGTGCCCATGAGGTTATTATAGAAACGCCGGATCACCATAAGCATATTAAGGATCAATCCCTTGATGAGATAAAGAATGTTATTTTTACTCTTCAGCACAGAATTGAAGATTTACATAAAGACCTTAATATGAGGTATGTCCTTGTCTTTAAGAATAAGGGCATAGAGGCAGGTGCATCTCTATTTCATCCACATACCCAGCTTATTGCAACGCCTGTTACGCCAAGGACTGTAAAGGGAGAATTGCAAGGTGCAGAAGCCTATTTTAAAGCAAAAGAGAGGTGTCTCTTCTGCGATATTATGGAGGAAGAACTTTTCCTTGAGAAAAGAATAGTCTCTGAGAACGATGGATTTGTTGCATTCTGTCCATATGCCTCAAGGTTTCCCTTTGAGATATGCATCCTTCCCAAGCACCACGATATAGACTTCCATTCTGAGGCTGTAAAAAAGAACAATAATTTATTGGCAGAGATTTTTTCTATAGTCTTTAAGAAGCTTGCTACCTGCCTTAATGACCCTCAATATAACTATATTATCCATACCGCACCCAACAGGTTTGCCAGAAGGGGTTATTGGCAGACATTGAATGAGGATTTTCACTGGCATATTGAGATAATGCCAAAGCTTACTAGGGTTGCCGGGTTTGAATGGGGAAGCGGGTTTTATATAAACCCAACGCCGCCAGAGGAGGCAGCAAAGGCATTAAGGGAAGCAGATTTACCATGA
- a CDS encoding type IV pilus twitching motility protein PilT has protein sequence MQISNLQFRSEATLIIEKLLELMLKKEASDLHIKAHSSPLLRIAGDLISLKEIRPFTQEEAESLSLALLTDAQKERFKKDLSLDLCMDIKNLSRFRMHIFYQQRSVASVFRAIPYKIPTMDELKIPSVVKSLCTRPRGMILVTGPASSGKSTTLAALIDFINENSTSHIVTVEDPIEFVHSSKKAVINQRQVGSDTLSFKDALKHMFRQDPDIILIGEMRDLETIQTAITAAETGHLVLATLHTPDATQTIDRIIDVFPPHQQQQVRIQLAANLQGIVSQVLLKRADGKGRIAAFEILIAVPAVRNLIREGRTYQIPSFLQVGRRQGMVSLNQSLIDLSKEGLISPEEAISKATDVAELLSVITGEGEAK, from the coding sequence TTGCAAATTTCAAATTTACAATTTAGGAGCGAAGCGACTTTGATTATTGAGAAGCTTTTGGAGTTGATGCTGAAGAAGGAGGCTTCTGACCTCCATATCAAGGCACATTCCTCGCCCCTTCTTAGGATAGCCGGAGATCTTATATCTTTAAAAGAAATAAGGCCCTTTACCCAGGAGGAGGCAGAGAGCCTATCTTTGGCATTGCTTACAGATGCCCAGAAGGAGAGGTTCAAGAAGGACCTCTCTCTTGATCTCTGTATGGACATAAAGAACCTCTCAAGGTTTAGGATGCATATATTCTATCAGCAAAGGAGCGTGGCTTCTGTGTTCAGGGCAATTCCATATAAAATCCCAACCATGGATGAGCTAAAAATCCCTTCTGTGGTAAAGAGCCTATGCACAAGACCAAGGGGGATGATTCTGGTAACAGGCCCTGCCTCATCTGGAAAGTCAACCACCCTGGCAGCTTTAATAGATTTTATAAATGAAAATAGCACCTCACATATTGTTACGGTTGAGGATCCCATTGAATTTGTCCATTCATCTAAAAAGGCTGTTATAAATCAGAGGCAGGTTGGTTCTGATACATTAAGCTTTAAAGATGCCTTAAAGCATATGTTTCGTCAAGACCCTGATATAATTCTTATTGGTGAAATGAGGGACTTAGAGACAATTCAAACAGCCATTACCGCGGCAGAGACAGGACACCTTGTTTTGGCAACCCTTCATACACCAGATGCAACCCAGACAATAGATAGAATAATAGATGTTTTCCCTCCCCATCAGCAACAACAGGTGCGTATTCAATTAGCCGCAAACCTTCAGGGTATTGTCTCCCAGGTTCTTTTGAAAAGGGCTGATGGCAAAGGAAGAATTGCCGCATTTGAGATTTTGATCGCTGTTCCTGCGGTAAGAAATTTAATCAGGGAGGGCAGAACATATCAAATTCCCTCATTTTTACAGGTGGGAAGGAGGCAGGGAATGGTCTCTTTGAATCAATCCCTTATTGACCTCTCAAAAGAAGGTCTGATTAGCCCAGAGGAGGCTATAAGCAAAGCCACAGATGTTGCCGAGCTTCTTTCTGTAATAACAGGAGAAGGGGAAGCAAAATAA
- a CDS encoding alpha-amylase/4-alpha-glucanotransferase domain-containing protein — MNLLLCLHSHQPVGNFSYVFEDAYQKAYKPFLDVFEKHPEIKINLHYSGCLLEWLLENHPDFLQRIKNLISEGRVEILSGGFYEPILPIIPEADAKAQIEMMDDFLKAHFDIEPKGFWLSERIWEPSIPKLVPFLKYTTIDDTHFLWSGIPIDSLSGYFLTEEQGNTLGIFPIDKNLRYFIPFRRPEEIIDYLKIKPPDACLTMGDDGEKFGLWPGTHKWVYIDGWLEAFFQLLEENKNWLKTERFSEYLEKFPSSGKVYIPCASYEEMTEWCLLTLSCERFHNVIEEAKRIGFYDKAREFLKGGYFRNFFIKYPEADHLHKRMVFTSNIIGENREARKFLYKAQCNCGYWHGVFGGLYLPHLRNSLYSNLIKAEGFVKDVVIEKDINNDLKNEIYIKKSPFSLIIEPYKGGIISEIDTGGKNITDIISRRKEAYHSFLKECPIEEESKTPSIHEVKKDLSSASSFLFYDQYTHNSLQDHIFSPDTGLKNVKEGSIAWLFKPYEKPYRYQIKDSNVLLSYCDENISISKEIILHKDSLEFKYKTKGISGLFGVEFCFSIIDDKEEEIRGKRIEMDNIIIKSNKDVIFWKIPLYTVSQSERCFDVIQQGLIIMATILLEKNTSFDVNYKIEVKG; from the coding sequence ATGAATCTTCTCCTCTGTCTCCATTCCCATCAGCCGGTTGGGAATTTTTCCTATGTATTTGAGGATGCATATCAAAAGGCATACAAGCCATTTCTGGATGTATTTGAGAAGCATCCAGAGATAAAAATAAATCTCCATTATAGCGGATGCCTCCTTGAATGGCTTTTAGAAAATCACCCAGATTTCTTACAAAGAATAAAAAACCTTATAAGCGAAGGAAGGGTAGAAATTTTATCGGGTGGATTTTATGAGCCAATTCTTCCCATAATCCCCGAAGCCGATGCAAAGGCTCAGATTGAGATGATGGATGATTTTTTAAAAGCCCATTTTGATATAGAGCCAAAAGGTTTTTGGCTTTCCGAGAGGATTTGGGAGCCTTCTATTCCAAAGCTTGTTCCTTTTTTAAAATATACAACCATAGATGATACCCATTTTCTCTGGTCAGGGATTCCCATAGATAGCCTTTCTGGCTATTTTTTAACCGAAGAGCAGGGAAATACCCTAGGAATATTTCCTATTGATAAAAACCTACGCTATTTTATTCCATTTAGAAGACCAGAAGAGATCATAGATTATCTAAAGATAAAGCCTCCTGATGCTTGCTTGACAATGGGTGATGATGGAGAGAAATTTGGCCTTTGGCCTGGGACACATAAATGGGTATATATAGATGGATGGCTTGAAGCATTTTTCCAATTATTGGAGGAGAATAAAAACTGGCTTAAGACAGAGAGATTTAGCGAATACCTTGAAAAATTCCCTTCCTCTGGGAAGGTCTATATCCCCTGTGCCTCTTATGAGGAGATGACCGAATGGTGCCTTTTGACATTATCTTGCGAGAGGTTTCATAATGTAATTGAGGAGGCAAAAAGGATAGGGTTCTATGATAAAGCAAGGGAATTCTTAAAAGGGGGATATTTTAGGAATTTCTTTATAAAATACCCTGAGGCAGACCATTTGCATAAGAGGATGGTTTTTACCTCAAATATTATTGGAGAAAATAGAGAGGCAAGGAAATTTCTCTATAAGGCACAATGCAATTGTGGATATTGGCATGGTGTGTTTGGCGGGCTTTACCTTCCTCATTTAAGAAATAGCCTTTATTCAAACCTTATTAAGGCGGAGGGTTTTGTTAAAGATGTTGTTATAGAAAAAGACATTAACAATGACCTAAAGAATGAAATTTATATAAAAAAATCGCCCTTTAGCCTTATTATCGAGCCCTATAAGGGTGGAATTATCTCTGAAATAGATACAGGGGGTAAAAATATAACAGATATAATTTCAAGGAGAAAAGAGGCATATCACAGCTTTCTTAAGGAATGCCCAATTGAGGAGGAGTCTAAAACGCCAAGCATTCACGAGGTAAAGAAAGACCTATCCTCTGCTTCTTCCTTTCTCTTCTATGACCAATATACCCACAATTCTTTACAAGACCATATATTTTCTCCCGATACAGGGTTAAAGAATGTAAAAGAAGGCTCTATTGCCTGGCTCTTTAAGCCCTATGAAAAGCCTTATCGCTATCAAATCAAGGATTCTAATGTTTTGCTTTCATATTGCGATGAAAATATTTCAATCTCTAAGGAAATTATTTTACACAAGGATTCCCTTGAATTTAAATACAAAACAAAGGGGATTTCTGGGTTGTTTGGCGTTGAATTTTGTTTTTCTATTATTGATGATAAAGAGGAAGAAATAAGGGGGAAAAGGATAGAAATGGATAATATAATTATAAAAAGCAATAAAGATGTTATATTCTGGAAGATACCTCTATACACGGTTTCCCAATCAGAAAGATGTTTTGATGTAATCCAACAAGGCCTTATCATAATGGCAACAATTTTACTTGAAAAAAATACATCTTTTGATGTAAATTATAAAATAGAGGTGAAAGGATGA
- a CDS encoding GIDE domain-containing protein has product MGFAELTGKAKQRFPLKSPLTYTDCVYYRFTIEKEQEDSEGRSYWEVVKEEKSTNYFYIEDDTGKILVDPLDAEAILPVDYQHVDATGGGEIRYTEWYIQPDEQVYVLGTVRKFKDAVLDRKKKLRERLRSLKKDKEKLKQFDVDKNGQISIEEWDKAREQIEQGLFEEELKQPQKPEDDIVIAKGDTEKTFVISDKSEKEVRKELGIENIALIFIMGFCLLITMGISLLAKSCLP; this is encoded by the coding sequence ATGGGTTTTGCTGAACTTACCGGTAAAGCAAAACAAAGATTCCCCTTAAAAAGTCCGTTAACTTATACTGATTGCGTATACTATAGGTTTACAATAGAAAAAGAACAAGAAGATTCCGAGGGAAGAAGTTATTGGGAAGTTGTAAAGGAAGAAAAATCTACGAATTATTTCTATATTGAAGACGATACGGGTAAGATACTGGTTGACCCATTAGATGCGGAAGCAATCTTACCGGTTGATTACCAACATGTCGATGCAACGGGTGGTGGAGAAATACGCTACACAGAGTGGTATATTCAACCGGATGAACAGGTATATGTTTTAGGCACAGTAAGAAAATTTAAAGATGCTGTTTTAGACCGTAAAAAGAAGCTTCGGGAAAGACTCCGTAGCTTAAAAAAAGACAAAGAGAAACTTAAACAGTTTGATGTCGATAAAAATGGCCAGATAAGTATTGAAGAATGGGATAAAGCGCGCGAGCAAATAGAGCAAGGATTATTCGAAGAAGAACTTAAACAACCCCAAAAACCTGAAGATGATATTGTTATTGCAAAAGGTGATACAGAAAAAACATTTGTTATTTCAGATAAAAGCGAGAAAGAGGTAAGGAAAGAGCTGGGAATAGAAAATATTGCTTTGATTTTTATTATGGGTTTTTGCTTACTCATCACGATGGGTATATCGCTGTTAGCAAAGTCATGTCTACCATAG
- a CDS encoding type IV pilus twitching motility protein PilT: MAKIDGLLKELLERKGSDLHIKAEEPPIFRINGRLTKPNTQKLTANDTKNILYEILNDERKRIFEETMELDIAYTPEGFETRFRMNLFWQRGFVGAAIRAIPLNIPTIEELELPLTLKDIAIKQRGIFLVTGPTGSGKSTTLAAMVNYINSKRRGNIITIEDPIEFVYKDNLASISQRELGVDTKSFADALKAVIREDPDIILVGELRDLETISAAVTAAEMGHLVLTTLHTTDAVSTINRIIDVYPPDQQAQVRAQLAMTIQGVLSQTLLIKADGKGRIVATELMVANTGVRSLIRTGKSEQIYSIIQAGAKFGMQTLDQSLLNLTRRGIVSYSEAIQKTSNPADFEQRALRMGIAL, encoded by the coding sequence ATGGCAAAAATAGATGGATTATTAAAAGAGCTTCTTGAAAGAAAGGGTTCTGACCTTCATATAAAGGCAGAAGAGCCGCCAATATTTCGGATAAATGGAAGGCTAACAAAGCCCAATACCCAAAAGCTTACCGCTAATGATACAAAAAATATCCTATACGAGATATTAAACGATGAGAGAAAAAGAATCTTTGAAGAAACAATGGAGCTTGATATTGCCTATACGCCAGAGGGTTTTGAAACAAGGTTTCGGATGAACCTTTTCTGGCAGAGGGGTTTTGTGGGTGCGGCGATCAGGGCAATTCCATTAAATATTCCAACCATTGAAGAGCTTGAGCTTCCTTTAACATTAAAGGACATAGCCATTAAGCAGAGGGGAATATTTTTGGTTACAGGTCCAACCGGCTCTGGAAAGTCAACCACCCTGGCAGCAATGGTAAATTATATAAACTCAAAAAGGAGGGGGAATATTATTACCATTGAAGATCCAATAGAATTTGTTTATAAGGATAATCTTGCCAGCATAAGCCAGAGGGAGCTTGGTGTAGATACAAAGAGCTTTGCCGATGCCCTAAAGGCTGTGATAAGGGAGGATCCTGACATCATCCTGGTTGGTGAGCTAAGAGACCTGGAAACAATCTCTGCCGCTGTAACAGCTGCAGAGATGGGGCACCTCGTTTTAACAACCCTCCATACAACCGATGCTGTTTCAACCATAAATAGAATAATAGATGTATATCCGCCTGATCAGCAGGCACAGGTAAGGGCACAGCTTGCCATGACCATTCAGGGCGTTCTTTCCCAGACGCTTCTTATTAAGGCAGATGGAAAGGGAAGGATTGTTGCTACAGAGCTTATGGTGGCAAATACAGGTGTAAGAAGCCTTATAAGGACAGGCAAATCAGAGCAGATATATTCTATTATCCAGGCAGGTGCAAAATTTGGAATGCAAACCCTTGACCAGAGCCTTTTAAATCTAACAAGAAGGGGTATTGTTTCTTATTCTGAGGCAATACAAAAGACATCAAACCCAGCAGATTTTGAACAAAGGGCATTAAGGATGGGAATAGCGTTATGA